In a genomic window of Polycladomyces abyssicola:
- a CDS encoding acyl-CoA dehydrogenase family protein, with the protein MCFQLSPEQEELRKWAHGFAEKEIRPVAAEYDEREEFPMEVFRKAAKAGLTSFACPEEYGGGGLTSVMAACLINEELFWGCAGIATSISAIGLAGLPIYYMGTEEQKKKWLPYLCDPENPRLGAMALTEPGAGSDVKAIQTRAVLDGDEWVLNGRKCFITNGGIADLYVVFAKTDPDAGYHGVSAFIVPGDTPGLSGGKKERKMGIRASHTGDVILEDVRVPRENLLGEENMAFFGAMKMLEYSRPAVAAAAVGVARAAYEYALEYAKQRVQFGRPIIKNQAIAFMLADMKTKIDAARLLTWRAADLADRGESCAVEGSMAKAFAAETAMEVTTNAVQILGGYGYMRDYPVEKWMRDAKILSIYEGTTQIQKKVISAGL; encoded by the coding sequence TAAGTGGGCGCACGGATTTGCAGAAAAGGAGATTCGCCCCGTGGCTGCGGAGTACGATGAACGGGAAGAGTTTCCCATGGAAGTGTTCAGAAAGGCAGCCAAAGCAGGCCTGACCAGTTTTGCCTGCCCCGAAGAATACGGCGGCGGCGGGTTGACCAGTGTGATGGCCGCTTGCCTCATTAATGAGGAGCTGTTCTGGGGATGTGCCGGCATCGCCACCTCCATCTCGGCGATCGGGCTTGCAGGTCTTCCCATCTACTACATGGGGACAGAAGAGCAAAAGAAGAAGTGGCTGCCCTATCTCTGTGATCCGGAAAACCCCCGTCTGGGCGCCATGGCGCTGACGGAGCCGGGGGCTGGCTCAGATGTGAAGGCCATCCAGACAAGGGCGGTGTTGGACGGAGACGAGTGGGTTCTCAACGGTCGTAAATGTTTTATCACGAACGGTGGAATCGCCGATCTCTACGTGGTTTTCGCCAAAACCGACCCGGATGCGGGCTACCACGGGGTATCTGCCTTCATCGTTCCCGGAGACACGCCGGGGCTGTCGGGAGGCAAGAAGGAGCGGAAGATGGGGATTCGCGCTTCCCACACCGGCGATGTCATTCTGGAGGATGTCAGGGTGCCACGGGAAAACCTGCTTGGCGAGGAAAACATGGCCTTCTTCGGGGCGATGAAAATGCTGGAGTATTCCCGTCCGGCAGTGGCCGCGGCAGCGGTCGGTGTCGCCCGTGCCGCATACGAGTATGCGTTGGAGTATGCCAAACAGCGGGTACAGTTTGGTCGCCCGATCATTAAAAACCAAGCTATCGCCTTCATGTTGGCGGATATGAAAACCAAGATCGATGCTGCTCGTCTGCTGACGTGGAGAGCGGCAGATCTGGCTGATCGTGGAGAGTCTTGTGCTGTGGAGGGAAGCATGGCCAAAGCTTTTGCGGCGGAGACGGCCATGGAGGTAACCACCAACGCGGTGCAAATCCTGGGCGGATACGGTTACATGCGGGATTATCCGGTGGAAAAATGGATGCGGGATGCCAAGATTCTGTCCATCTATGAAGGTACAACTCAGATTCAGAAAAAAGTGATTTCCGCAGGATTATAA